Proteins encoded by one window of Nicotiana tabacum cultivar K326 chromosome 10, ASM71507v2, whole genome shotgun sequence:
- the LOC107769702 gene encoding dynamin-related protein 5A-like isoform X2, whose protein sequence is MSTTNTFLNTPTKTPNSTSISKKHHKQHASDSGSEFKDRFEAYNRLQAAAVAFGEKLPIPEIVAIGGQSDGKSSLLEALLGFRFNVREVEMGTRRPLILQMVHDPTALEPRCRFQEEDSEEYGSPIVLASAIADTIKFRTESLLKRTRAAVSSKPIVMRAEYAHCPNLTIIDTPGFVLKAKKGEPERTPDEILSMVKSLASPPHRIILFLQQSSVEWCSSLWLDTIREIDPTFRRTVIVVSKFDNRLKEFTDRWEVDRYLSASGYLGENTHPFFVALPKDRGTISNDEFRRQISQVDAEMLRYLRDSVKGGFDEDKYRSYIGFGCLRDYLEAELQRRYKEAAPATLALLEQRCGEVTAEIARTECKIKATSDVAHLRKSAMLHTAALCNHVEALIDGAADPAPEQWGKTTEEERSESGIGGWPSVTVDIKPPNATLRLYGGAAFERVLHEFRCATYSIKCPPVSREKVANILLAHTGRGGGRGITEAAAEIARAAARSWLAPLLDTACDRLAYVLGNLFEISIEKNHGHDSNPLRQSYNHFIKDLSKECKQLLCHHLDSVTSPYSHVCYENNFIGSFSSGASSMYQFNQASTGPLCLELSDGGPALCKEVMKDQENIPPEKNAQETTPGKVTENREALRECQMTVPETPSPDQPSDGNYGIKRELVNCVEVGARKRHPRIAGNARNCGQNGEGLLFGNGDNISRPSSTYAEICSSAAQHFARIREVLVERSVASTLNSGFLTPCRERLPVALGLDLFAVNDEKFMDMFVAPGAIDTLENERQSLQKRQKILHSCLNEFKSVARAL, encoded by the exons ATGTCTACGACCAATACCTTCCTCAACACACCAACCAAAACCCCAAACAGTACTTCCATTTCCAAGAAACACCACAAGCAGCATGCGTCGGATTCGGGTTCTGAATTCAAGGACCGATTTGAGGCTTACAACCGGCTTCAAGCAGCGGCCGTGGCCTTCGGTGAGAAACTTCCGATTCCTGAAATAGTAGCCATTGGTGGACAGTCCGATGGCAAGAGCTCCCTCCTCGAAGCCCTATTGGGATTCCGGTTCAATGTCCGAGAAGTTGAGATGGGTACCCGTCGCCCTCTCATCTTGCAAATGGTCCACGACCCCACCGCTTTAGAGCCCCGTTGCCGCTTTCAG GAGGAGGATTCAGAAGAATATGGAAGCCCTATTGTGCTGGCCTCTGCAATTGCAGATACCATAAAGTTTCGGACTGAATCACTTTTGAAAAGGACTAGAGCTGCAGTCTCTTCAAAGCCCATTGTCATGAGAGCAGAATATGCCCATTGTCCTAATCTTACCATCATCGATACACCTGGCTTTGTTCTAAAA GCGAAGAAGGGCGAACCGGAGAGAACGCCAGATGAGATTCTATCCATGGTGAAGTCACTAGCCAGTCCACCCCATCGAATTATTTTGTTCCTTCAGCAGAGCAGTGTGGAATGGTGCTCGTCTTTATGGCTGGACACTATTCGAGAGATTGATCCAACCTTTAGGAGGACAGTGATTGTTGTCTCCAAATTTGATAACCGGCTCAAG GAGTTCACTGACCGCTGGGAAGTAGATCGGTATTTAAGTGCAAGTGGTTATCTAGGGGAGAATACTCATCCCTTTTTTGTGGCACTGCCTAAGGATCGAGGCACAATTTCCAATGATGAGTTTCGCCGTCAAATATCTCAAGTGGATGCAGAGATGTTACGCTATTTGCGTGATAGTGTTAAAGGTGGGTTTGACGAAGACAAATACAGGTCCTATATTGGGTTTGGTTGTCTCAGAGATTATTTGGAGGCGGAGCTCCAGAGAAGATACAAAGAAGCTGCACCGGCAACACTTGCTCTGCTTGAACAGCGATGTGGCGAAGTCACTGCTGAAATAGCTAGAACGGAGTGCAAGATAAAGGCAACATCTGATGTTGCACATCTTCGGAAATCTGCCATGTTGCACACTGCTGCTTTATGCAATCATGTG GAGGCACTTATTGATGGTGCAGCAGATCCAGCACCCGAGCAATGGGGGAAAACAACAGAGGAAGAACGGTCAGAGAGTGGTATTGGGGGCTGGCCTAGTGTTACAGTTGATATTAAACCTCCAAATGCGACCCTTCGCCTTTATGGTGGTGCTGCCTTTGAGAGGGTGCTGCATGAATTTCGATGTGCAACATATTCAATTAAATGCCCCCCTGTGTCAAGGGAGAAG GTGGCTAACATTTTGCTTGCTCATACTGGCCGTGGCGGGGGTAGAGGAATTACTGAGGCAGCTGCAGAGATTGCACGAGCTGCAGCCCGATCTTGGCTTGCTCCTCTTCTTGACACAGCTTGTGATCGTTTGGCTTATGTTTTGGGCAATCTCTTCGAGATTTCTATTGAGAAAAATCATGGACATGACTCCAACC CTCTAAGGCAATCGTACAACCATTTCATAAAAGATCTATCCAAAGAGTGCAAGCAACTACTATGCCATCATCTTGATTCAGTTACAAGCCCATATTCTCATGTCTGCTACGAGAACAACTTCATTGGGAGTTTTAGCTCTGGTGCAAGCTCAATGTACCAATTCAATCAAGCCTCAACTGGTCCATTATGTCTCGAGCTATCTGATGGGGGGCCTGCATTGTGCAAAGAAGTTATGAAAGACCAAGAAAACATACCCCCTGAAAAAAATGCTCAGGAAACAACACCTGGAAAAGTTACAGAAAATAGAGAAGCCCTACGAGAATGCCAAATGACTGTGCCCGAGACCCCATCTCCAGACCAACCTTCTGATGGAAATTATGGTATCAAAAGAGAACTTGTAAACTGTGTCGAGGTTGGAGCAAGAAAACGCCACCCGAGAATTGCAGGCAATGCTAGAAATTGTGGCCAAAATGGTGAGGGCCTTTTGTTTGGAAATGGGGACAACATATCAAGACCAAGCTCTACTTATGCAGAGATATGCTCCTCAGCTGCACAGCATTTTGCTCGAATACGTGAAGTTCTGGTAGAGCGCAGCGTGGCATCAACATTGAATTCTGGATTTTTAACTCCATG TCGAGAAAGGCTTCCTGTAGCACTTGGGCTGGATTTGTTTGCTGTAAATGATGAAAAATTCATGGACATGTTTGTTGCACCTGGAGCTATAGACACTCTAGAAAACGAACGACAATCACTTCAGAAGCGACAGAAAATCCTGCATTCTTGCTTGAACGAGTTCAAAAGCGTGGCTAGAGCACTTTGA
- the LOC107769702 gene encoding dynamin-related protein 5A-like isoform X1: MSTTNTFLNTPTKTPNSTSISKKHHKQHASDSGSEFKDRFEAYNRLQAAAVAFGEKLPIPEIVAIGGQSDGKSSLLEALLGFRFNVREVEMGTRRPLILQMVHDPTALEPRCRFQEEDSEEYGSPIVLASAIADTIKFRTESLLKRTRAAVSSKPIVMRAEYAHCPNLTIIDTPGFVLKAKKGEPERTPDEILSMVKSLASPPHRIILFLQQSSVEWCSSLWLDTIREIDPTFRRTVIVVSKFDNRLKEFTDRWEVDRYLSASGYLGENTHPFFVALPKDRGTISNDEFRRQISQVDAEMLRYLRDSVKGGFDEDKYRSYIGFGCLRDYLEAELQRRYKEAAPATLALLEQRCGEVTAEIARTECKIKATSDVAHLRKSAMLHTAALCNHVEALIDGAADPAPEQWGKTTEEERSESGIGGWPSVTVDIKPPNATLRLYGGAAFERVLHEFRCATYSIKCPPVSREKVANILLAHTGRGGGRGITEAAAEIARAAARSWLAPLLDTACDRLAYVLGNLFEISIEKNHGHDSNHRHRSVDIEGYVGFHAALRQSYNHFIKDLSKECKQLLCHHLDSVTSPYSHVCYENNFIGSFSSGASSMYQFNQASTGPLCLELSDGGPALCKEVMKDQENIPPEKNAQETTPGKVTENREALRECQMTVPETPSPDQPSDGNYGIKRELVNCVEVGARKRHPRIAGNARNCGQNGEGLLFGNGDNISRPSSTYAEICSSAAQHFARIREVLVERSVASTLNSGFLTPCRERLPVALGLDLFAVNDEKFMDMFVAPGAIDTLENERQSLQKRQKILHSCLNEFKSVARAL; this comes from the exons ATGTCTACGACCAATACCTTCCTCAACACACCAACCAAAACCCCAAACAGTACTTCCATTTCCAAGAAACACCACAAGCAGCATGCGTCGGATTCGGGTTCTGAATTCAAGGACCGATTTGAGGCTTACAACCGGCTTCAAGCAGCGGCCGTGGCCTTCGGTGAGAAACTTCCGATTCCTGAAATAGTAGCCATTGGTGGACAGTCCGATGGCAAGAGCTCCCTCCTCGAAGCCCTATTGGGATTCCGGTTCAATGTCCGAGAAGTTGAGATGGGTACCCGTCGCCCTCTCATCTTGCAAATGGTCCACGACCCCACCGCTTTAGAGCCCCGTTGCCGCTTTCAG GAGGAGGATTCAGAAGAATATGGAAGCCCTATTGTGCTGGCCTCTGCAATTGCAGATACCATAAAGTTTCGGACTGAATCACTTTTGAAAAGGACTAGAGCTGCAGTCTCTTCAAAGCCCATTGTCATGAGAGCAGAATATGCCCATTGTCCTAATCTTACCATCATCGATACACCTGGCTTTGTTCTAAAA GCGAAGAAGGGCGAACCGGAGAGAACGCCAGATGAGATTCTATCCATGGTGAAGTCACTAGCCAGTCCACCCCATCGAATTATTTTGTTCCTTCAGCAGAGCAGTGTGGAATGGTGCTCGTCTTTATGGCTGGACACTATTCGAGAGATTGATCCAACCTTTAGGAGGACAGTGATTGTTGTCTCCAAATTTGATAACCGGCTCAAG GAGTTCACTGACCGCTGGGAAGTAGATCGGTATTTAAGTGCAAGTGGTTATCTAGGGGAGAATACTCATCCCTTTTTTGTGGCACTGCCTAAGGATCGAGGCACAATTTCCAATGATGAGTTTCGCCGTCAAATATCTCAAGTGGATGCAGAGATGTTACGCTATTTGCGTGATAGTGTTAAAGGTGGGTTTGACGAAGACAAATACAGGTCCTATATTGGGTTTGGTTGTCTCAGAGATTATTTGGAGGCGGAGCTCCAGAGAAGATACAAAGAAGCTGCACCGGCAACACTTGCTCTGCTTGAACAGCGATGTGGCGAAGTCACTGCTGAAATAGCTAGAACGGAGTGCAAGATAAAGGCAACATCTGATGTTGCACATCTTCGGAAATCTGCCATGTTGCACACTGCTGCTTTATGCAATCATGTG GAGGCACTTATTGATGGTGCAGCAGATCCAGCACCCGAGCAATGGGGGAAAACAACAGAGGAAGAACGGTCAGAGAGTGGTATTGGGGGCTGGCCTAGTGTTACAGTTGATATTAAACCTCCAAATGCGACCCTTCGCCTTTATGGTGGTGCTGCCTTTGAGAGGGTGCTGCATGAATTTCGATGTGCAACATATTCAATTAAATGCCCCCCTGTGTCAAGGGAGAAG GTGGCTAACATTTTGCTTGCTCATACTGGCCGTGGCGGGGGTAGAGGAATTACTGAGGCAGCTGCAGAGATTGCACGAGCTGCAGCCCGATCTTGGCTTGCTCCTCTTCTTGACACAGCTTGTGATCGTTTGGCTTATGTTTTGGGCAATCTCTTCGAGATTTCTATTGAGAAAAATCATGGACATGACTCCAACC ACAGACATAGATCAGTTGATATAGAAGGATATGTCGGTTTTCATGCAGCTCTAAGGCAATCGTACAACCATTTCATAAAAGATCTATCCAAAGAGTGCAAGCAACTACTATGCCATCATCTTGATTCAGTTACAAGCCCATATTCTCATGTCTGCTACGAGAACAACTTCATTGGGAGTTTTAGCTCTGGTGCAAGCTCAATGTACCAATTCAATCAAGCCTCAACTGGTCCATTATGTCTCGAGCTATCTGATGGGGGGCCTGCATTGTGCAAAGAAGTTATGAAAGACCAAGAAAACATACCCCCTGAAAAAAATGCTCAGGAAACAACACCTGGAAAAGTTACAGAAAATAGAGAAGCCCTACGAGAATGCCAAATGACTGTGCCCGAGACCCCATCTCCAGACCAACCTTCTGATGGAAATTATGGTATCAAAAGAGAACTTGTAAACTGTGTCGAGGTTGGAGCAAGAAAACGCCACCCGAGAATTGCAGGCAATGCTAGAAATTGTGGCCAAAATGGTGAGGGCCTTTTGTTTGGAAATGGGGACAACATATCAAGACCAAGCTCTACTTATGCAGAGATATGCTCCTCAGCTGCACAGCATTTTGCTCGAATACGTGAAGTTCTGGTAGAGCGCAGCGTGGCATCAACATTGAATTCTGGATTTTTAACTCCATG TCGAGAAAGGCTTCCTGTAGCACTTGGGCTGGATTTGTTTGCTGTAAATGATGAAAAATTCATGGACATGTTTGTTGCACCTGGAGCTATAGACACTCTAGAAAACGAACGACAATCACTTCAGAAGCGACAGAAAATCCTGCATTCTTGCTTGAACGAGTTCAAAAGCGTGGCTAGAGCACTTTGA